The DNA sequence TGCCCTAAATGCTAAGGGCAGCCCCATTGCCGGACGGCTGCTGACAGATGACGTTATCGATATCACGCTCGCCGTACTTACCAACGGCGCGGTTACAAGCGACAACGTTTCCTATAGCGGAACACCCGGCAACCCAGCCCAGGGCCACGATCCTCTAGAGGCCTCTTTTCCCTACCTGGCTCCTGCTAACTAGCATTCGCCCGCTAGCTAATTAGCAAACACACCCAGAGCGATAGAGGAGCCTGTCTGTATCGTTCTGGTTCGCAGGTTGAAAGGTTTGAATGTTCACGCCTTTCAACCTGCATTTAGATTCTTCTTTCAACAGTCTCTACCTGAAATGACCAGCGCAGAACGCGACCGCAATGGTATCCATTAAATCAATTACATCAGTCTCGAAGCGAACGTCTGCGTATCGAGCGTTGGGCCTGGGTCTGCTCGCGATTGGGACAGTCGCCCTAACGCAGGTTCCAAATTGGCAATGGCCGGGGTTCGGGCCTCGGACTGACTACAAATATGCATTTCCTGGCTTCCTAGATCGCCAAGATCAGCAAACCTTAGAGCAGTCGATTTCGTTCTACCAAGGCCAAGTCCAGAAGCATCCAACCGATGGGCTCGATCAAGCGACGCTAGCCAATCTTTACATTCAGATGGCCCGCGCCACGCGTAACGACAGCTGGTATTTGCTGGCAGAAAAGTCGGCCCAGCAATCGCTGGTCAATTTGCCCTTTGACAACAAGGGAGCCGTCTTGGCCCTAGCTCAGATTGCTGAGGCCCAGCATGACTTCACAACCGCCATTCGTTTAGCTAAAAGCGTGGGCCACCCCGACGCCCTAGGGCTTGTGGTCACGGCCAAGCTCGCCCTGGGAGAGGTTGAAGAGGCTGCTGCCGAAGCGAACAAGCTGGCAGAGCAGTATCCGTCGTTGGGTAGCCTAACGCTCAAGGCATTGGCTCACGAGGCCCAGGGGCAGGATGACCAAGCCCTGGCGGCTTTTCAGCAGGCGATCGCCGCGGAAGAACCCGATAACTCCGTCGGTTCGGCCCAGGCTCGCGTGTTTTTGGGGCGATTTTACGCTCAGCGAGGCAACCACAGCCTAGCTAAGGGCCTCTACCGAGAAGCGCTGCGAATCGTCCCCGACTACCCACTGGCCCATCTTCAGCTAGCAGAGTTGGCTACGGTGAAAGGCCAGTACCGCACCGCCAAATACCATTACCAAGCGGTCGGGGGACCAACGGCTCTGCACGGTTTGGCTCGACTGCAAGCCCTGCAGGGGCGATCGGCAACTGAGGCCTGGAAAGCTGCTGAAACTGAGCTGCGGCGCAATGTTGAGGGCAACGCCCTCGGGCACCGGCGCAATTTAGCCCATCTGCTGCTGGAACGGGGTGACCCCGCCGATGTAGCAGAGGCAGTGGCGCTGATGGAAACCGAAACCGCTAACCGCCGCGATGCCCAAACCCTCGACACTTTGGCCTGGACGCTGGGGTCGGCGGGCCGATTGCCTGAGGCCCAGCAGGCACTTCAAGAAGCATTGGACCAGGGGGTGCGCAGTGCGGCGATCGCCTATCGAGCCGGAGAAATTGAGCTGGCCCTGAATCATCCCGTCCAGGCGGCAGAATTTTTTCGCCAGGCGACCGAGATAGATCCCACGTTTACCCCCCAAACCCGGCAGCGGTTAGGCCTAACCAAACAGGAGAAGTGATGATTACCCAGCAGTTTCACCAGGATTTGCGCCGACTTCGCTGCCGCTGGTACAGTGCCTTGGGGTTGTTGGTCGCCCTCATCTGCATTGGGGTTGGGCTGGCGATCGCCCCGCCCGCCGCTGCCCACTGGGGAGATTTGGCCGCCGCTGAAATTGCCACGGAAGGGACAGAGACGCGCATCGCCCTGACCTACCCAACTGGGTTGACCGCCTTTGCCGACGACGACAGCAGCGGACAACTCTCTACCGATGAACTGATTCGTCATCAAGAGGCACTAACGCGACAACTTGAATCCGCGATCGCCCTCAAAGACAGCCGTAACCAATCGCCCCGGCTAACCCTCCAGCCCACCGTAGACAGCGCCTCTGCCAACGCCAGGATTGCCCCCGGCAGCCACACCACGCTGCAACTGTTGTATTCCTGGGCAGAGCCGCCCTCGGGGTTGGCGATCGCTTACACCTTGTTTCCGCCCGATGCACCCGAGGCTAGCTGTCTGGCCACCATTGCCCAAAACGGGCAGGTCACCAACCATGTCTTTACCCCTCAAGATCCCAACTTCACCGTGAGAACCGCAGGCTCAGCCGCTTTGGGCAGCAAAGCCTGGTTTGTCACGCTGCTCGGGGCATTCTTGTGGGGGGCTGTGCACTCGCTGTCGCCGGGACACGGCAAAACCCTAGTGGGGGCTTACTTGGTAGGCGAACGGGCCACCTCTCGCCACGCCTTGTTTTTGGCGCTGACAACCACCGTAACCCACACCCTTGGTGTCTTTGCCCTAGGGCTGATCACTCTGGCGGCGGCCCGCTATGTGCTGCCCGAGCAAATTTACCCCTGGCTGAGCCTGCTCTCAGGAGCCATGATTGTCTGCATCGGCGCCAACTTGATTACCCAGCGGCGTCGGCGATCTAGCCATCAACCCAGTGCCCATATCCACGCTCTCGGTGAACTGCCTCACGCCCACCACGGCATCCATACCCACGCGCCTAGGGAAGCTCATGTCCACGCCCACAACAATTCCCACGGCCACGAGCACCATACCCACGCCAATCCTCATCATGTCCATGGGCATCACTCCCACGCTCCCGAGCACCTCGGTCACGCTGACCCCCATGCTCATGCCCACGATCATCACCACGACGGACACTCCCACAGCCACTTGCCTGTGACGCCCGACGGCACCGCCATGTCTTGGCGCAGCCTGCTCATGCTGGGCTTGTCGGCGGGGTTGGTGCCCTGCCCAGCGGCCCTGGTGTTGCTGCTGGGGGCGATCGCCTTTGGCAATCCGGTTTCGGGGTTGCTGCTAGTGGTGGCTTTCAGCCTAGGGCTGGCCAGCGTTTTAGCGGGTTTGGGTCTACTGCTGGTTTCGGCCAAACGAGTGTTTAAGCAGGTGCCTGTGCCTCGCCTTCAGTCCTTGCAGTGGCTACCGCTGGCCAGCGCGATGGGCATCACCATTATCGGTCTGGGCATTTCGACCCGATCGCTCATGCAGCTGCTCTAGCGCCTGACCAAAGTTTCACCGTCAACGTTTTTGCTCACCGCCCGATTTGCCCCTTTCAATTACAGGATGCACACCATGCCAACTCTCCTGCGCTGGACAATGACCCTGCCCTTGGCGATCGCCTTTGTCTCACCCGCCCTGGCCAATCCGGCAGCCCCCCAGCAGGCCGAATCCGTCGTGTCGCTCTTTTGTTACATGGTTACCACCGACGGCCAAGTGCGCGACCTGTCATCGCTCTGCGGCAGCTCTGCAGATGCCACCCCTCAACCAGTAGTTCAAAACACCGAGCCTTGCTATTTCTTAGACAGCGATGGCAAACCCTGTACGGCCACGGGTAAACCCATCTTTAGCAATTAGCGCTATTGGTCTGATCGTTTAGGCTCCAGTCGTAGGGCAGGTAGCGGATCTCAGTCAGAGCCGACAGGGGTGAACTCGGGCTCAGGTACGTGCCGATGTAGTCAGGCACCGAGGGGGCAACCCGCAAAAAGTCTTCGCCATACCACTTAAAGATCATGCTGCAGTAAAGCACTCCGGTCTCGGCGTCGTAGCGCACCTTGTCAGGATTGTGGATGAAGCGGTGGGCGTCTGTTTCGAGCTGGGCCTCTACAATGTCGGGCCAGTAGGCTTCGTTGCGCAGAATCGGGCAACCCCCAGAGGCACAGACTAGAGCAAAGTGTGTGCGTGGCTCTTTGAACTGGGGGCGCAGCAGGTCGTGTTCCAGATTGTTCAAGCTGACGGATTTGCCATCGAGCCTGTAGAGAGAGCGGCTGAAAAATCGCCAGAAGGCCAGCCAGTTGGGGATCCCTAGCACCTTGGGCAAAATCGAGTCGATGGGGTAGCGAGCGAGCACCTGCTGAATGGCGAGGGCGTTGTAGAGGTTGATGATCAGAGCCAACGATTCTTCAGAGGTTAGGCCATCGCGGCTGTCGGGCAACGAAGTCAGCCAGGCGTCCAGATCGGGAGCAGCCTCGCGCTGCCAGCGGGCGTAGCCAACCCGGCCCTTGTCATCGACGTAGGTCTGAAGCAGCGTATTCCAGGGGGTAAAATTCACCATGCCCATCTCCTGCGCCTGACGCGTAATGCCTTATGTTCTCAATGCCAGCCCCGACGGTGCCACTGCGGACCTTAGCGCAAGCCTTGGCCTGGTGGGTCGTAAGCCGCTGGGTACAGCGGGCGTTTCCGGGAGTGCCAACTCTAACGACTCAACAGCTGGCCGAATGGTTAAGCCAGGGCAGAGCACCTTCCCCTATTCTGCTCGATGTGCGCGGAGACGACGAGTTTGCCGTTAGTCACTTGCCGGAAGCCCACCGCGTCGCCAGTCTGGATGCGGCTCTGGCTTTGGGGTTAGACCGCGATCGCCCTATTGTGGCCTACTGTTCAGTGGGCTATCGCTCGGCTCGGCTAGTGGAGCAACTGCAAGGGCTGGGCTACACCGAGGTCTATAACCTAGCGGGATCCATCTTTAAATGGGCCAATGAGGGGCGATCGCTGGTCAACCAAAATCAACCAAAACCCCAAGTGCATCCCTACAACGCCATCTGGAGAATGTTGCTCAAACCTGGCCTCGCCGCTCCCCTGAACAAAAACAATGGGGAGTAGCCCAAAACAGCATTCTCTAGACGCCCCCGCTGACGATGCGCTCCCACTGGGGGAGGTCGGCAGGATAGTCAATATCGGTGAGGGGGGTTAGCAGCTCAATGGTGAGCCCTTGGGCCTTGGCGATCGCCAGAGTTTGCTCCAATACCCGGTCGGTGCCCCAGTCGATGTCTTTGAATAGAGCCATCTCCAGCTGCCGCAGCCCAATTAGATAGTAGCCGCCGTCGGTAGCAGGGCCGATCGCTACATCAACCCGCTCTAGTGCCTGGAGCGCGGCGGCGAGGTGATCGGTGCCCAGAGCGGGGCAGTCGCTGCCAATGGCGATCGCCCCAGGGCGGCCCAGATCAAAGCTTTGGCTAAAAGCAGCGATCAGGCGATCGCCTAGGGAACCCGAGCTTTGGGCGCAATAGGCGACGGCATTGCCCAGCCAGCCCTGCATTTGCGCCAGACTGCCCCCAGCGAAATGAACCTCCACCGTCAGGGGCAAATGCTGGGCGGCAGCGGTCACTTGAGCTAGCACATGCTCAGTCATTTGGCGCTGGAGCGTTGCCGCCCCCTCTGGTCCCAGGTGTGGAATCAGGCGAGTTTTGGTGCGTCCGGGCTCTGGGTAGCGGGTAAACATTAGCAGGCCAAAGGGCCTCTCTTTAGCGCTGGCATGTGGTTGACCCATAGTGAAATTCCCCTGCGCTATCTGTGCTATTGCAAATGTCCATCAAATTAGGACAGGAATCCTCTGGTAGGGGCATTGCACTGCAATGCCCCTACCAGAGGATTCCTGCTCAATATCTATCATGGGTCAATGTTGCTTCACAGGCCAAGCTGGGGCGATCGCGAGACAACGAGCTATCAATATTCCATTACCCAGCAACCCAGCCCCCTAGTCTAATCCCCACCAAAACAGCCCAACAAAAAAGGCGCGGCCGAGGCCACGCCTTGATGCATCGGTTCCATCGTAGCGAGGGGAACCCGGTAGATGCATTAGCGAGTCGGTACGTTGCCAGGACGAACCGTAATGGTCTGCTCGCGGCCGTCACGTCGCAGGGTCAGGGCTAGATCCTGGCCGACGGTCGAGCCCTCCACAGCCTGCTGAACGGCGGCACTTTCCTTGACGGGCTGGCCCTCAACGGCCACGATTACGTCACCTGGACGCAGACCACCTTGGGCTGCTGGGGAGTTGCGCATCACCTGCACAATCAGCACACCTTCCTCTTCCTCTACGGTAAAAGGCCGGTCGGGGCTATTGTTGATATTTTCCTTCACCTCAGGCGACAGATTCGCCATTTGAATGCCGAGGTAGGCATGCTCCACCCGGCCAGTTTCAATCAGCTGGGCGCTGATCCGCTGCACGGTGTTGATGGGAATGGCAAAACCAATCCCCTGCGCCCCCTGAATGATGGCGGTGTTGACGCCAATCACCTCACCGTTGAGGTTAAGCAAGGGACCCCCAGAGTTACCGGGGTTAATGGCGGCATCAGTTTGAATAAACTCAACCCGCTTATCGGGCACGCCCACCTCGCGACTAGAACGACCAGTAGCGCTGATGATCCCAGCAGTGACCGTGCTGTCGAGGCCTAATGGGTTGCCAATGGCGATCGCCCACTCGCCCGTCTGCAGCTGATCCGAGTCGCTGATGGCCACGGTGGGCAAGTCGTTGGCATCAATTTTGATCACGGCGACGTCGGTCACCTGGTCGGCCCCCAGCACCTCGCCAGTAAAGCTACGACCGTCCGTTAGGGTGACCTCTACTTCGTCGGCCCCAGCTACCACGTGGGCGTTGGTGATAATTTGCCCGTCAGCGGAGGTAATAAAACCAGAGCCCACGCCCCGCTGCACCTGCTCTCCTTGGGGCACCTGCATGTTGCCAAAAAACTGCCGGAAGAACGGGTCTTGGAACATCGGCGGCAGGTTGGTTTGCACCGTGCGGGTCGCGTTAATGCGAACAACCGAGGGTTCTACCTGGCGCACAATGTCGGCGATGACGTTAGGGCTGGACACTGAGGGCGCGATCGCCAGACCATTCTGAGCAACGCTGCCCTGGGGCTGGCTCTCTTGAGCTTCCGCCTCAGGGGCGGCCGAATCCCGATCGCCGTTCCAGAAGCCATTGTCCCAAAAGACGTCAGTCGTGGTCGGCTGGCTATTATTCGAAGGCTGCACCAGGGCACTGATAGCCTGGCCACCGGCAGTGGCGATTCCTGCCCCCAACATCACCAGGGCTAACGACTTAACGGTAGGCCGCACACTGCGCCCAGAACCCCGCTCAGAACGCTCAGAACCATCCTTCTCCATTGCTGTTACCTCGTTTATGTGTCGCATGTTTACAACAATAGAGTTATAGTATGGCGCAGCAATGGCGGGTGGGTGGCGAAGCTGTGACACTTTGGCCCATTTGACTGTGACGATTCGGCGCAGGGCATACGAGGTATAGGGCTGAGGGTACAGGGATTAGGGAATGGCTTTACACCAAATCCTGAATGAATACCTCGATTTGTGGGGGCGTAGCATGCTACGCCCCTACGGGTTCCTGATCATGAATCAGGGTTTACCAAATTGAATTTGGTATTACACCTTAAACCTTGCTCTCCGGCCCTCTAGTATTTGATGCCGTCGCGCTCCTTATCCTTCTTGGGCACGTTGGGCACGTTGGGCGCGGCGTTTTTGACCACAAAGTCAATAATCTTGCCCGCCACATCCATGTCGGTAGCCTTTTCGATTCCTTCGAGGCCGGGCGACGAGTTGACCTCCATCACTACAGGGCCATGGTTAGAGCGCAGTAGATCTACCCCCGCCACTCGCAGGCCCATGGCCTTAGCAGCGCGAATAGCGGTGCTGCGTTCTTCGGGGGTGAGACGCACGCGGCTGGCCGACCCACCTCGGTGCAGGTTAGAACGAAACTCCCCCGGTGCCCCCTGGCGCTTCATGGCGGCTACCACCTTGTCGCCGACCACAAAGCAGCGAATATCCATGCCGCCCGCCTCTTTGATGAATTCCTGCACCAGAATGTTGGCGTCGAGGCCACGAAAGGCCTCAATCACAGACTTGGCCGCCTGTTGGGTTTCAGCCAGCACCACGCCAATACCCTGGGTGCCCTCCAGCAGCTTGATCACCAGGGGGGCACCGCCAACAATATCGACCAGGCCATCGATATCTTTGGTGGAGTGGGCAAAGCCGGTCACTGGCAGGCCGATGCCTCGACGGGCCATGATTTGCAGCGACCTGAGCTTGTCGCGCGACCTGGAAATCGCCATGGAGGTGTTGGCCGTAAACACCCCCATAATTTCAAACTGGCGCACCACTGCCGTGCCGTAGAACGTGTTCGACGCTCCGATGCGAGGAATCACCGCATCAATATCGATTAGGGGTTGGCTTTGGTACATCACCTTGGGCTGGTGGGAGGTGATGTTCATGTAGCAGCGCAGGTGGTCAATCACCTGCATTTCGTGGCCACGTTCTTCCCCCGCCTGCTTCAGCCGTCGAGTCGAGTAGAGGGTGGCGTCCCTGGATAAGATCGCAATTTTCATGGCGCTTCTAGGAGTCATCCTTGGGGGTTGTGCTTAGGGGTAGATATCGGCAAATTGATCTGTTCGGGCAGGGGTTGCAGGTACGATCGCCCCGGATCCACCAAGTAGCGACGGCGCACCGCCTGGCGACCCAGCAGCATGCGAAAGCCCATCTCATCTCGGTTGGTCAGCGTTAGCTCAATGGCCCATACCGCGCCGCCCACCTGCACCAGGGTTTCAATCACCGGGCGCAGTTCCTCCTGCCCTCCTGAGTTACGCACCATGCGTTCCTCTAGCAGAGCGGCCTCGGCGGTAACAATATAATCGTCATTGCGCTGGATTGGGTGGGCATTAAAGCGCACCATAGCCCTGCCTGTCCGCTCAAAGCGCTCCACAGCAAAAGCATGGAGAGCAGATGATCGCGCTCCGGTATCAACCTTGGCTTTGATGACCTGAACCCCCAGCGTTGGCAGGGCTATCCACTCTCGCCAACCAATAATTGCAGCCGTTGCAGCACCAGAACGCATACCACCTCTGAGAGCATAACAGGACAGGGGACGGTTTTAGCTTAGGGGCCCCCGGTCTGGGGAAGAGGGGTCAAAGGCTGGTCTGGCATCGGGTTTGGGGAGTCGCTCGCCGGTTCAGGATTGCGATCGGGTAAATTTCGCAGGCTCTCGGGGGTGAGGGTGGCCAGCAGGCTCAGCAGGTAAGGCTCACCGCCGAGAGTCGCTGCAAAGGCTGGGGTTAGAGCGGGCTGAAAACGCTGATCGCCCTCTAGGGTGAGCTTGAAGTAGGCCAATCCCAGCACCTGCATGTAGGACCACACCTGCTCAGGGTTTAGCCCAACGAGCTCAGGCGGAATCGTAAGTGGCTGATCGCTCTGGGCGATATCCCCAATCGTTGAGAAATGGGTGCCTCGGTTGATCAGCAGCAGGTAGCGATCGCGGGCAGTCAGCCAGGTAAACGGCTCAATCTGTTCTGGAAAGGCGGGTGCCACCGTGTCGGCCGTGCCCGCCACCACCATGACGGGCACCTGGATCTGGCCGTAGCCAGTCGGCCCAAACAGGGCACTGCCAATGGGGTTCATGACAAACACCGACTTGACGCGGGGATCGCTCAGACCGTTGCCCGGGTTGCCCAGCCGCGCCGCCTGACACTGCAACAGCAGCGACGGATTGAACGACAGCGTGCTGGGGGGGCAGGCCGTCGCCAGCCCCGCTTCATCAAAGTTTGCCCCGCTCAGCGCCAGGGCCGTATAGCCCCCAAAGGACTGACCAATGACACCAACCCGCTCCAGATCGAGCCGCCTACGAATAGGGGAAGGGCTCTGGTTGAGCCGATCCAACGTGTTGAGGGTCAGCGACACATCCCGAGGCCGACGCAAAAACTCTTCGTCCTGCACCACCGCGTCCGATCGCCCCGCCAGCAGGGCGTAAAGCTGCTGATCGTTGCTGCCGGGGTGCTCCAGGGTCGCTACTGCAATACCCCCGGTGGCTAGATACTCCGCCAGGTAGCTGTAGCTGTTGAGGGTGCCCCCTAGCCCGTGGGAGATCACCACTAGGGGAAACCCTGTTGCCGGCACTCCCTGTCGTCCCGGCAACACCTTGGGTAGGTAGAGCTGCACCGGGCTGGGCAACCCCGGCACCACCACCTGAATGCGATCGACGCTGTACTGACGCTCGCTCTGCACCAGTTGCAGCAGCGCGTTGGCATCGACTGGGTTAGCAGCAGCTTCAGCGCTGGCGATCGCCTGCACCTGATTAAAGGCCGCCTCCGACTGCAAAATCGTCTGGTTGATCTCCTGGGCGATCGCCAGCCCCTCGATCAGGTCAATGCGCATCGCCTCAGTGGGGTAGGTTTTGAGCACGTTGACCAGAGTAAAGCCGCCCTCAGGATCCGCGGCAGCCAAGATCAGCGCCCCGCGCAGGGCCTGCACATTGGCTTGGCGCACGGGGGTTTGCACCACCCGACCAATCTGCTCCAGCAGCAGCACTCCCTGCTCGGTGTAGAGAAACTGGGCCACCGCCACTGGGCTCAGCCCTGCTGGGGTACTCAACACCTCTCGAATTTGGCCGAGCTGCTCATCCGATATCTGGAGCTGTCGTCGATAGGCTTGCAGCTGAGGAGTAAGCTCGCCTGTAGTCGCAAACCGTTCTAGATCAGCGATCGGAATGGAACGCTGCAAAATGCCGAAGGTAACAATCAGGTTTTCGGCAGCAGCGCTCGGCAAGGCCGTCGCCAGTGCCCCTAAAAGCCCTAGAGTCCAAGACAGCCAAAGCCGCCGCCAGGGGCGCGCGGTTTTCATAAAAGAAAGCATGGCAGGGCCTTTGCAGGTCACGGTGCGTAGAGAAGCCGCTAACGGGGAATAGCCACAGGATGTGCTGAAATGTGGTCAAGCAACCCTTCGCAGGCATCTAGCAGGAGATCAATGACGTAGGTAAACCCTTCAGGGCCACCATAGTAGGGGTCAGGAACGTCTTTGTCGGGGTGAGTGCGGCAAAAATCACACATCAGTCGCACTCGATCGCGATATTGGCCAGCGGGGTCGAGGGCCAATATATCGCGATAATTTTGGCGATCCATCGCCAAAATGTAGTCAAAGCGGTCAAAGTCAACGATGCCAAACTGGCGAGCGCGCCCCACCAGATCAATGCCGTAGGCTTTAGCAGCCTGGGCCATGCGGCGATCGGGGGCACTGCCCACGTGGTAGCTAGCGGTGCCCGCCGAGTCACACACCACCCGATCGCCCAGCTGTCGCTGCTCAATCAGGTGATTCATAATGTTTTCTGCCGAGGGCGACCTACAGATGTTGCCCAGGCACACGAATAAAAGGCGCGTTGTCATAGCACTGGCAACCGAGCCTTACAGACCGGGTAGGTTGAGGCCGCCGGTGAGCACCTCCATGCGATCGCGCATGGTGGCCGTCGATTTTTCGTAGGCGTCTTTCATGGCGGTGGCCACCAGGTCAGAGAGCACCTCAGCCCCTTCGTTGAGAGCTTCGGGGGCAATGGTGACGCCCTTGGGCTCCTGGTTACCGCTCATGGTGACCTTGACCAGGCCACCGCCCGATTCTCCTTGGATCTCCATTTGTTCCAGCTCTTCTTGCAGCTGCTTGGCCCCTTCTTGAATCTGCTGGGCTTTTTTGAAGGCCTCGGTGAGTTCCTTCATCTTGCCTAACCCAAACCCAAATCCTTGACCTTGTGACATGGAGTTTCTCTCGAACGTACAGCGCGCTGGTGGCGTGAATTCTGTGGTTGCCAATCAGCTATTAGATTCTAGCGCCCAGCGGCAAAATCTTAGAGTTTCAGAGTATTTCGTCTAAAAAAACCTCCCATTGAGAGACGTAGGCTCAGCCCATTGAGTTAACGGTGGCGAAACTGCGAATAGGGATAAGGGGCGTCAGTTTGATTAGAGTGCTTCTGATCCCATTTAGATACCAGCCGATGTCTTAGGTTGCCCGGCTAACGCAATGTCAGCTGGAACACTTCAAGTAGGGTTATCTACCCTTGGCCGGGGGTTGAGCTAAACCTTAGGCTTTATAAATAGAGATACATTCGGTTGCCCGCGAGTGTGTCGCAAGTTGCTCACGCTAGGGCTAAGCGTAGAACCATGGGATTTTTTGACTCAGAGATTGTTCAGCAAGAAGCTATGCAGCTGTTTCAGGACTATCAGTCGCTGGTGCAGCTAGGGAGTGGCTACGGCAAGTTCGATCGCGAGGGCAAGAAGATGTACATTGCCCAGATGGAAGCCATGATGGAGCGCTACCACATCTTCATGAAGCGCTTTGAGCTTTCCGAAGACTTTCAGGCCCAAATGACGGTCGAACAGCTCAAGACGCAGCTAGGCCAGTTTGGCATGACCCCTGACATGATGTTTCAGCAAATGCATCAGACCTTAGAGCGCATGAAAGCTGAGATTGGGACATAGGCCAAGCTAAGCCCGACTTTGTTAGAAGAGAGAATTAGAGCATCTGGCGCCGTTACGCCGGTATGACAAGCCGCTTTGGCCTCGCGCAACCTGTCCGAAAGCCATATCCTGAGGAGAGCTGGAGTTTAGAGTTCTTCGTCAGGTGAACTTTTCCAGGAAAATCATCTACGCAAAGCACGGTTAGAATGCGCGATCGCACCCCAGAGTTAGCCACCGTTCAGAGTAAGGTGCAGCAATACAGCCAGCTTATCGATGGGCTACTGCTTTACCGCTCGGTGTTTGATCCCCCCGTGGGAGCTACCTTTCTGGCGCTGCTAACGGCTCTAGAATCAGGAGATGCGGCCCTCAGCCTGCGCACCTACAGCGCTTGGTTTCAAGCGCTGGCCACCAGCGAGGCCAGTTGGAGCAGCTACCTGCTGCGGCAAATTGCCTACGCCGAAAATCCCTTTACGCTACAATCCCAGCGCACCGATTTTGCCCAACTGCCCACCGCTTTGGTGGAAGCCGCCCGCCGCGATTTGAGCACCCTTCAGGCGCTTTATCAGCTCGGCGGCGACACCATGGCGGGGTGGGTACAGGCGATCGCTCAAATTCCCCAAGCCCCCGTAGCCTGGGCCATAGATGAGACCATTCCACCGTCGCTGACGCTCTCCCCAGACG is a window from the Leptolyngbya subtilissima AS-A7 genome containing:
- a CDS encoding alpha/beta hydrolase, giving the protein MLSFMKTARPWRRLWLSWTLGLLGALATALPSAAAENLIVTFGILQRSIPIADLERFATTGELTPQLQAYRRQLQISDEQLGQIREVLSTPAGLSPVAVAQFLYTEQGVLLLEQIGRVVQTPVRQANVQALRGALILAAADPEGGFTLVNVLKTYPTEAMRIDLIEGLAIAQEINQTILQSEAAFNQVQAIASAEAAANPVDANALLQLVQSERQYSVDRIQVVVPGLPSPVQLYLPKVLPGRQGVPATGFPLVVISHGLGGTLNSYSYLAEYLATGGIAVATLEHPGSNDQQLYALLAGRSDAVVQDEEFLRRPRDVSLTLNTLDRLNQSPSPIRRRLDLERVGVIGQSFGGYTALALSGANFDEAGLATACPPSTLSFNPSLLLQCQAARLGNPGNGLSDPRVKSVFVMNPIGSALFGPTGYGQIQVPVMVVAGTADTVAPAFPEQIEPFTWLTARDRYLLLINRGTHFSTIGDIAQSDQPLTIPPELVGLNPEQVWSYMQVLGLAYFKLTLEGDQRFQPALTPAFAATLGGEPYLLSLLATLTPESLRNLPDRNPEPASDSPNPMPDQPLTPLPQTGGP
- a CDS encoding low molecular weight protein-tyrosine-phosphatase encodes the protein MTTRLLFVCLGNICRSPSAENIMNHLIEQRQLGDRVVCDSAGTASYHVGSAPDRRMAQAAKAYGIDLVGRARQFGIVDFDRFDYILAMDRQNYRDILALDPAGQYRDRVRLMCDFCRTHPDKDVPDPYYGGPEGFTYVIDLLLDACEGLLDHISAHPVAIPR
- a CDS encoding YbaB/EbfC family nucleoid-associated protein — protein: MSQGQGFGFGLGKMKELTEAFKKAQQIQEGAKQLQEELEQMEIQGESGGGLVKVTMSGNQEPKGVTIAPEALNEGAEVLSDLVATAMKDAYEKSTATMRDRMEVLTGGLNLPGL
- a CDS encoding DUF1825 family protein, giving the protein MGFFDSEIVQQEAMQLFQDYQSLVQLGSGYGKFDREGKKMYIAQMEAMMERYHIFMKRFELSEDFQAQMTVEQLKTQLGQFGMTPDMMFQQMHQTLERMKAEIGT